Proteins encoded in a region of the Tetrapisispora phaffii CBS 4417 chromosome 12, complete genome genome:
- the TPHA0L00360 gene encoding uncharacterized protein (similar to Saccharomyces cerevisiae HKR1 (YDR420W); ancestral locus Anc_5.524), with product MKFFSQYLIIRLLWSYCFLTTAVSALPPIFQKRFDNSTLISTKISPDQLTYTSEYTNVPNLIGDVLTSALTTSSGMVSSVSQIIIIDTSTGASALTTSNNIVPSYVQVGSNFEPTTAVNTDTAVSAVSQVYTSRPAAKSKVSSVVNTNTIIYASSSSSLPGVSTTDIILKHSSIDPIEVVDPTSTSRTSLTTVAITLSSDTEILASSTSASTSSSVTSISALPTTTTLQFSNHEATTTGSSTPRTDSMFLLTPSDTTSMTSSSISTTSSSTSATSSTTSTTSSGTSILITGTSTTSSSTSITSLSTSITAPSTSTMKSDTSTTSSGTSTLISGASTASVGISTMKSGISMTSSSTISNSFSSSVSNTPLTSNNQKSSHSGITYSSTTSTKTMTDSSSAEKDSTVSKSVISVTTILSSGAYSTGSTSATSISSPDQSKTVIITSDTTKQLTTTKLSSRSTSVTVLVGSYSNSVTDSPEATYSSIMSEEIPNDATAIITKPITDSQASEVYLTRSFDWLPSEIAIQSDSTAESMEPSFLIDTSGLPNIITAPTAITIPSNTTLITVAFKRELNYAFLVNNFYSSAQIFNFLPIIIKHPFTALVSESCNDDSVCSPLFTEYILNSYASSAASSMSTSSVNNVDFQSGGKHSVNINLSLHSTIVQTAISPTGFQTNMTSQIPSLAKKDLSKNASLQKQEISMDITVARIIPYIVQNNKYIISIAEVYVPNEIVETLQELILNPASSFYNSESSSLKTLAFLIDPNIPLTGMLDSNGNLISGGLSSSNGNIQNSSTKHSHGSGISDISSQTLKLGTLDSSAYKGLSTNLKKRLSIFIVCFTVGAVLYIQLSLFGLNFMYKKLSMKADPESDKSSLPQYHITRDSTSNIEGRSSKSFSTPSNPFSDKYQKSSSDSSKSITLPGKAVYNRSQDMTYLVDEQGNFYYTNLDNVQGRTVHIMRTPEGSIYSKDVSYNKYVYDSNNSTSNTYLDDQYHENTVNKGDDLEITYPDFLLNEVKESHTNIIENVKRFNNNGLYKMILPLGTSGTDSETHKGSAQDNLKRHFDNYQGDTNSWNQYDAVDDNSSFNFDDHTYLNNATSSVACQGNTNITYDQSSVSDIEDDEVNDVHVGELDELDEEIYKRITRNLSRNEFINNRRNIKKILTNKS from the coding sequence atgaaatttttttcacaATACCTGATAATACGACTCTTGTGGTCGTATTGTTTCTTAACTACTGCAGTGAGTGCACTGCCGCCAATATTCCAGAAACGGTTCGATAATAGTACTTTAATAAGTACAAAAATATCCCCTGACCAATTGACCTACACGAGTGAGTACACAAATGTTCCAAACTTAATCGGCGATGTGCTGACATCTGCTCTCACCACTTCAAGTGGAATGGTGTCTTCAGTTTcacaaattataataatagacACTTCCACTGGAGCCTCGGCGTTAACAACaagtaataatatagtGCCGTCTTATGTGCAAGTAGGCAGTAACTTTGAGCCGACAACTGCTGTGAATACAGATACAGCTGTCTCTGCGGTTTCGCAAGTATACACAAGCAGACCTGCTGCGAAGTCCAAAGTGAGTTCCGTAGTCAATACTAATACAATTATTTATGCATCATCATCGTCGTCTTTACCTGGAGTAAGTACTACGGACATAATACTTAAACACAGTTCAATAGATCCTATAGAAGTTGTAGACCCAACCTCTACTTCAAGAACCAGTTTGACTACAGTTGCCATTACATTATCTAGTGATACCGAAATCCTAGCATCATCAACTTCTGCATCAACTTCAAGCTCTGTGACAAGTATATCGGCTCTGCCAACTACGACAACTTTacaattttcaaatcaCGAGGCTACCACTACAGGCAGCTCTACCCCCAGAACAGATTCTATGTTCTTATTAACACCATCGGATACTACATCGATGACGAGTTCAAGTATATCAACAACGAGCTCAAGCACATCTGCAACTAGTTCAACCACATCAACAACGAGCTCAGGTACATCAATATTGATAACAGGTACATCGACGACGAGTTCAAGTACATCAATAACCAGTTTAAGTACATCAATAACGGCTCCAAGTACATCTACAATGAAGTCAGATACGTCTACAACGAGCTCAGGTACATCAACATTGATCTCAGGTGCGTCTACAGCGAGTGTAGGTATATCTACAATGAAGTCAGGCATTTCAATGACAAGCTCAAGTACAATATCAAATTCTTTCTCCTCATCAGTATCAAATACACCTCTAACATctaataatcaaaaatcTAGTCACTCCGGTATCACTTATAGTTCTACCACAAGCACTAAAACTATGACCGATTCAAGTTCAGCTGAAAAAGATTCTACAGTTTCAAAATCGGTAATAAGTGTTACTACTATATTGTCATCTGGCGCTTATTCGACTGGTTCTACTTCAGCAACTAGTATCAGTTCACCAGACCAATCAAAAACAGTTATCATAACCTCTGATACAACGAAACAGTtgacaacaacaaaattatcttcTCGTTCGACATCTGTTACCGTTTTAGTTGGAAGTTATTCGAATTCTGTAACTGACAGCCCTGAAGCTACATATTCATCAATAATGTCAGAAGAAATACCAAACGATGCCACTGCTATTATTACCAAGCCTATAACGGACTCTCAGGCATCCGAGGTATACCTAACAAGATCTTTTGATTGGCTTCCTTCTGAAATTGCTATTCAAAGCGATTCAACTGCAGAATCGATGGAACCATCTTTTTTAATAGATACTTCTGGCTTACCAAATATTATCACTGCACCTACCGCAATTACAATTCCTTCAAATACAACACTAATAACTGTTGCCTTCAAGAGAGAACTAAATTATGCTTTCTTGGTTAATAACTTTTATTCATCAGCACAAATATTTAACTTCCttccaataataataaagcaTCCGTTCACTGCATTAGTTAGTGAATCTTGCAATGATGACTCAGTGTGTTCTCCACTATTCACTGAGTACATATTGAATAGTTACGCATCGTCCGCGGCTTCGTCGATGTCAACTTCTTCAGTTAATAATGTGGATTTTCAAAGTGGAGGGAAGCATAGTGTTAAcataaatttatcattacACTCAACAATTGTGCAAACAGCGATTTCTCCAACTGGTTTTCAAACTAATATGACATCACAAATACCATCCCTTGCTAAAAAAGACCTCAGTAAGAATGCTTCTTTACAAAAACAAGAGATCTCCATGGATATTACTGTTGCTAGAATCATTCCCTATATTGTacaaaacaataaatatataatttcaattgcaGAAGTTTATGTCCcaaatgaaattgttgaaaCATTACAggaattaatattaaatccTGCTTCATCTTTTTATAATTCAGAAAGTTCCAGTTTAAAAACATTagcatttttaattgatcCTAATATTCCATTGACAGGTATGCTGGATAGCAATGGTAATCTAATAAGCGGTGGTTTGAGCAGCTCTAATGgcaatattcaaaattcttCTACAAAACATTCTCATGGTTCTGGGATCTCCGATATTTCTAGCCAAACGCTGAAGTTAGGGACATTGGACTCATCTGCATATAAAGGACTCTCAACTAATTTAAAGAAGCgtctttcaatttttattgtATGCTTCACAGTCGGTGCAGTTTTGTATATTCAACTTTCATTATTTGGATTAAATTTCATGTATAAAAAACTATCGATGAAAGCGGATCCTGAATCCGATAAGTCAAGTTTACCCCAATATCATATTACCAGAGATAGCACATCTAATATAGAAGGGAGGAGCTCGAAATCATTTAGTACTCCTTCTAATCCTTTCTCTgataaatatcaaaaatcaAGCAGCGATTCGTCGAAGTCAATTACACTCCCTGGAAAAGCAGTCTACAACCGTTCACAAGATATGACATATTTGGTTGATGAACAAGGAAATTTCTATTACACCAATTTAGATAACGTACAAGGTCGTACAGTCCACATTATGCGCACTCCGGAAGGGAGCATTTATTCAAAGGATGTTTCATACAATAAATATGTTTATGATTCTAACAATTCGACCTCTAATACATATTTGGATGACCAATATCATGAAAATACTGTGAATAAGGGAGATGACTTAGAAATCACATATCCTGATTTCTTATTGAATGAAGTCAAAGAATCACatacaaatattattgaaaatgttaaacgctttaataataatggttTGTATAAAATGATACTCCCACTTGGAACTTCAGGCACCGATTCAGAAACTCATAAAGGGTCTGCCCAGGATAATCTGAAGCGACACTTTGATAACTATCAAGGTGATACCAATTCATGGAATCAATACGATGCCGTGGATGACAACAGTAGCTTTAACTTTGATGATCATACCTATCTGAATAATGCAACCTCTTCAGTTGCTTGCCAAGGTAATACTAATATCACTTATGACCAATCTTCTGTCTCTgatattgaagatgatgaagttAATGATGTTCATGTTGGAGAACTTGATGAActtgatgaagaaatttaCAAAAGGATTACAAGAAATCTAAGCAGAAATGAATTTATCAACAACAGgagaaatattaaaaagattCTGACCAACAAAAGTTGA
- the STR2 gene encoding cystathionine gamma-synthase (similar to Saccharomyces cerevisiae STR2 (YJR130C) and YML082W; ancestral locus Anc_4.354) encodes MAIANKVGESVSGDGHTISICLPTWATNVGYKENDPVVLNAMSCGYPRLFIHRSIQRLCDILTNKYAKENESCLCFPSYKVAKRCREFIRVVSSRRQLPIPKVRILQLATSRPVTLEEARWKKECRIAVVFVDKAYYTMVRNYWQYTGEIISSRLAEYVLHELFIVEKSSRGSHLSRPSTMAASYENEEEFVESRYGRKLNFSLGDKAQQYIKKRIATKSVDVLDDMDDGGSYHFVANAGRFGTAIEALNTDAEATENEETPPADNSVPLLEQINNDRVDTDNLVDLQSGTELISAIPAEPIVLEASDTESNTANGLVFIANDLGNDNRSSLKIDYEKDVYLFPSGMAALFTAHRLLLNLDARRVNRSKSNSNVNALGNNSSNGSTTSLDSHLQNSNDIVGYGYPYKKSVVFGFSNSDTVSLLNEFNHTHYFGKGDAESMKELEQTLHSGEQILAVFIEIPSNPLLKVADLKYLRNLANIYGFYIVIDETLGGFVNIDVLPFADIVCSSLSQSFGGDSNVMAGSMVLNPQEKLYQFAQLFLNQLGEYENYVWCEDAIILERNSRDFIPRSITINHNSEYLINEVLLPNEGPDKIFKKIYYPSLTSDETKENYDKLRCKKIPNFEKEEGGYGGIISLTFHNLDTSKRFFDEINITKGPSLSTNHTLACPYTILSYFDNLAQVEKFGVEENLIRIKIGCESKEDLAKVFLHAIEKAQSL; translated from the coding sequence ATGGCAATAGCGAACAAAGTAGGTGAATCTGTTTCTGGAGACGGACACACGATATCAATCTGTCTGCCCACTTGGGCCACGAATGTTGGATATAAGGAAAATGATCCTGTAGTGCTGAATGCCATGAGCTGTGGGTATCCACGGTTGTTTATCCACCGGTCAATCCAGAGACTGTGTGATATTCTGACAAATAAGTATGCCAAAGAGAATGAATCTTGTCTGTGCTTTCCGTCGTATAAAGTAGCTAAGAGGTGTCGAGAGTTTATCAGGGTTGTGTCTTCCAGGAGACAGTTACCGATTCCGAAGGTAAGGATCCTGCAACTGGCGACTTCCAGACCAGTGACGCTGGAAGAAGCTCGTTGGAAGAAAGAATGCCGGATCGCGGTTGTGTTTGTGGACAAAGCCTACTACACAATGGTCAGAAATTACTGGCAGTATACAGGCGAGATTATCTCCAGTAGGCTGGCGGAATATGTGCTCCATGAGCTCTTTATTGTAGAGAAGTCCAGTCGTGGTTCCCACTTGTCAAGACCTAGCACGATGGCGGCTAGTTACGAAAATGAGGAGGAGTTTGTGGAAAGCAGATATGGCAGGAAACTCAACTTTTCCCTTGGAGATAAGGCCCAacaatatatcaaaaaaagaattgcAACTAAATCTGTCGACGTTTTGGATGATATGGACGACGGTGGCAGTTATCACTTTGTCGCTAATGCAGGCAGGTTTGGTACAGCCATTGAGGCTCTGAATACGGATGCCGAAGCTacagaaaatgaagaaacaCCACCTGCCGATAACAGTGTGCCGTTGCTAGAGCAGATAAATAATGATCGGGTAGATACTGATAACTTAGTCGACTTACAATCAGGGACCGAGTTGATATCAGCAATACCGGCTGAGCCAATCGTCTTGGAGGCTTCTGACACTGAATCTAACACCGCCAATGGGCTTGTTTTTATTGCAAATGATTTAGGAAACGATAACAGATCGTCGCTTAAAATCGACTATGAAAAGGATGTGTACTTGTTTCCAAGTGGGATGGCAGCCCTATTTACTGCACATAGGTTACTACTGAACTTGGATGCAAGGAGGGTAAATAGATctaaatcaaattcaaatgtCAATGCGCTGGgaaataattcatcaaatggGAGCACCACTTCTCTGGATAGCCATCTGCAGAACAGTAACGACATAGTTGGTTACGGTTACCCATATAAGAAGTCAGTCGTTTTTGGTTTTTCTAATAGCGATACTGTGAGTCTTcttaatgaattcaatCATACCCATTATTTTGGCAAAGGTGATGCTGAATCCATGAAAGAGTTAGAGCAAACTTTGCACTCTGGTGAACAAATATTGGCTGTGTTCATAGAGATACCTTCGAATCCTTTACTAAAGGTTGCAGATTTGAAGTATTTGAGGAATTTGGCCAATATATACGGATTTTACATTGTTATTGACGAAACTTTAGGTGGATTTGTCAATATTGATGTCCTACCGTTTGCAGACATAGTCTGCAGTTCATTATCGCAGAGTTTTGGAGGCGATTCAAATGTAATGGCTGGATCCATGGTATTGAATCCACAAGAAAAACTCTACCAATTTGCACAACTGTTTCTTAACCAACTTGGGGAATATGAAAACTACGTTTGGTGTGAAGACGCTATTATCTTGGAAAGAAACTCTCGTGATTTCATACCTCGATCGATCACTATAAACCACAATTCAGAGTATTTGATTAACGAGGTTCTGTTGCCCAATGAAGGACCAGATAAGATTTTCAAGAAGATATACTATCCTAGTCTAACCTCAGATGagacaaaagaaaattatgaCAAACTGAGATGTAAAAAGATCCCAAATTTTGAGAAAGAAGAAGGCGGCTATGGAGGGATCATTTCGTTAACCTTTCACAACCTTGACACATCCAAACGCTTTTTCGACGAAATAAACATAACCAAAGGTCCATCTCTGAGCACTAACCACACATTAGCATGCCCATACACAATCttatcatattttgataacTTGGCTCAAGTTGAAAAGTTTGGTGTGGAAGAGAATCTGATAAGAATCAAAATAGGCTGCGAGAGCAAAGAAGACCTAGCAAAAGTGTTCCTTCACGCAATTGAAAAGGCTCAGAGTTTGTAa
- the RBG2 gene encoding Rbg2p (similar to Saccharomyces cerevisiae RBG1 (YAL036C); ancestral locus Anc_7.49), which produces MGIIDKIKAIEEEMSRTQKNKATEHHLGLLKGKLARYRQQLLADEATANSSGGGTGFEVAKSGDARAVLIGYPSVGKSSLLGKITSTKSEIAHYSFTTLTSVPGVLKYGGAEIQVVDLPGIIYGASQGKGRGRQVVATARTADLVIMVLDATKSKHQRESLEKELEAVGIRLNKERPNIYYKKKETGGIKINFTAPPQNSLTEDAIKLLLKDYRVHNAEVLVRDDQATIDDFIDIINDQHCNYIKCLYVYNKIDAVSLEEVDKLAREPNTVVMSCEMDLGIDDVVEEIWYQLNLSRVYTKKRGVRPAFDDPLVVRNNSTVGDLCHSIHRDFKDKFKYALVWGSSAKHSPQKCGLNHKVHDEDVISLFTK; this is translated from the coding sequence atGGGTATCATCGATAAAATCAAGGCCATCGAGGAGGAAATGTCCCGTACTCAAAAGAACAAGGCCACGGAGCATCATCTGGGTCTGTTGAAGGGTAAATTGGCTCGTTACAGACAACAATTGCTGGCTGACGAGGCGACTGCTAACAGCTCAGGTGGTGGTACTGGTTTTGAAGTTGCTAAATCTGGTGACGCCCGTGCTGTACTAATTGGTTATCCGTCTGTTGGTAAGTCTTCTCTTTTAGGTAAGATTACCTCTACTAAGTCTGAAATTGCTCATTACTCGTTCACCACCTTGACCTCTGTTCCGGGCGTGCTGAAATACGGTGGTGCTGAAATTCAAGTTGTCGATTTGCCAGGTATCATTTATGGTGCTTCTCAAGGTAAGGGTCGTGGTAGACAAGTTGTTGCCACTGCTAGAACAGCAGACTTAGTTATTATGGTTCTTGATGCAACAAAAAGTAAGCATCAAAGAGAATCTTTGGAAAAGGAATTAGAAGCTGTCGGTATCAGGTTGAATAAAGAAAGACCAAATATTTACTATAAGAAAAAGGAAACTGGTGGTATTAAGATTAACTTCACTGCACCCCCACAAAATAGTCTGACTGAAGACGCAATCAAACTGCTTTTGAAAGATTACAGGGTTCACAATGCAGAGGTTTTGGTGAGAGACGATCAAGCCACCATCGATGATTTCATCGATATCATTAATGACCAACATTGTAACTACATTAAATGTTTATACGTCTATAACAAAATCGATGCTGTATCGCTAGAGGAAGTTGATAAATTAGCCAGAGAACCTAACACTGTGGTAATGTCCTGTGAAATGGACTTAGGGATAGACGATGTGGTGGAAGAAATATGGTACCAATTGAATTTGAGTCGTGTCTATACAAAGAAGAGAGGTGTACGACCAGCATTTGATGACCCATTAGTTGTGAGAAATAATTCAACAGTCGGTGATTTATGTCATAGTATCCATAGGGACTTTAAAGACAAATTTAAGTATGCTTTGGTTTGGGGTTCATCTGCTAAACACTCCCCACAAAAATGTGGTTTGAATCATAAAGTTCACGACGAAGATGTTATATCTCTATTCACCAAATAG
- the EFM3 gene encoding protein-lysine N-methyltransferase (similar to Saccharomyces cerevisiae YJR129C; ancestral locus Anc_4.352), giving the protein MDSELAFYDRLYQRFPVNQLAGYLKETISRKELISLHISKFIEVLCDIEGTNNFYTKNVIKVLIDNIGLFNETVEPQDNTLQIIANNDIYLSDWLYEKYIELLDIQQPTPTTKDVIQYRINNQIKIKIEESPYLISAAGTTGFRTWEAAVYLTKYLIDLGFPPETVMENTLELGSGTGMVSIGLVKKYKDQITTLYITDGDSQLLEGQLSRNVMLNGIDSSDSVKLQKLRWNEDHIPDNLDLIVAADVTYDSSVIPSLCHCILDCFKSSNKCSTVCYLAATRRNQETIAVFEQHCSDLGLTVKLAACTDSDVNSCKIVEDILFKPLIAPINIYKITYSANI; this is encoded by the coding sequence ATGGACTCTGAGTTAGCTTTTTATGACAGGCTTTACCAGCGTTTCCCAGTGAATCAATTGGCCGGCTACTTGAAAGAGACCATTTCAAGAAAAGAGTTGATTTCTTTACATATTTCTAAGTTTATTGAGGTATTGTGCGATATTGAAGGTACAAACAATTTTTACACCAAAAACGTTATCAAGGTACTAATAGATAATATAGGTTTATTTAACGAGACAGTGGAGCCACAGGATAATACTCTACAGATCATCGccaataatgatatttatttatcgGATTGGCTATATGAAAAATACATTGAACTTCTAGATATCCAGCAACCTACACCTACCACAAAGGATGTGATACAGTACAGGATCAACAAccaaatcaaaatcaagATTGAGGAGTCTCCATACCTTATCAGTGCTGCAGGAACCACAGGTTTTCGAACTTGGGAGGCAGCGGTGTACTTGACGAAATATCTTATCGATCTGGGATTTCCCCCAGAAACTGTGATGGAAAATACTCTCGAGCTAGGTTCAGGAACAGGAATGGTAAGCATTGGACTAGTcaagaaatataaagatCAAATCACAACTCTGTACATCACCGATGGAGATTCACAATTGCTGGAAGGCCAATTATCCCGAAATGTGATGCTAAATGGAATAGATTCATCGGACTCTGTAAAGCTACAAAAACTTCGGTGGAATGAGGACCATATCCCAGACAATCTCGATCTTATAGTAGCAGCTGATGTCACTTACGACTCTAGCGTTATACCGAGCCTGTGCCACTGCATACTTGACTGCTTTAAGTCATCAAATAAATGTAGTACCGTCTGTTACCTTGCGGCAACACGTAGAAATCAAGAAACAATTGCAGTGTTTGAGCAACATTGCTCGGACCTAGGTCTGACTGTTAAGCTGGCAGCGTGCACAGATAGCGACGTCAACTCTTGCAAGATAGTGGAGGACATTCTATTCAAACCACTGATCGCACCgatcaatatttataaaatcaCATACAGTGCAAACATTTAG
- the ARO80 gene encoding Aro80p (similar to Saccharomyces cerevisiae ARO80 (YDR421W); ancestral locus Anc_5.525) — translation MGSKSNRTSSKKWKRSFRACQTCRERKIKCNLGPLDNPHKPPCERCKREQRECIFVEPSRKSRSLSPKDINYGDDGDDNKLKFIHYQQGDNKGANNKEIQNMALEDSAWESDVSSMQNALEYLASAAKSVSQFENHKPTSKLSDMVNSYSKDDMTQENIIKELFEKTELKNPASSLIAQLSRIRTKPHKKLSDIVYIGDDKLLTEEEARRLIEVFFQKLHPFFPYIPLQLHNPEQLVRYPILLCAVITISARYNNFGDLDLKTRESPDYNITIHEKLWMYCQRLISRTIWAEASTRSIGTILAFLLFTEWNPRAIHWNWSDYANDSETINFNELNEFDPINSYKGESITGFEAMRHSDRMAWMLTGSAVRLAQDMKFIDTSNKIFLATHIAETYNAMNVNLRSSLSESLSNVNIHSKKIDPVKIIDGKKSERYFGNEKYYLEQIFKNAKDRESSYDLLENILRERRNAKAFPDNERDFLNDEYILFYSNPDDATQNDELDTPLDFTVIQRAKIELLKIMSIGYETIYLEKGRRYTTANNQKQNLAMLNIFSALIDSWYVNYNELLSPEETLDPVLNASKMGLQSMTQIIENESLICDYYYCQLYIYSLSLQVEDEESKLKLKELSQSAKYVSIAYSSAKEILNSAKRLQEVRMLKFIPVRWVIRIVRAISFIVKCYVTATDKDSMNYKELNSLLSLSGIPVDESLELIHTAAVLLKESTPDELHLCTRYSKILLCLYRELKMDTLSTQQAHGNDSMPERLTADTTLENAIRTEFTTTSNSGSQVELTPLSNKLATLPIDRNTTPPYASFPTEVVDWFSTSADIGLEFVEPWTEMIEQRYIKSGNTQNKDFDDLLSTIPK, via the coding sequence ATGGGTTCGAAATCAAATAGGacttcttcaaaaaaatggaaGAGAAGCTTTAGAGCATGCCAAACATGTAGAGAAAGAAAGATCAAGTGTAATTTAGGACCTCTTGACAATCCACATAAACCACCATGTGAAAGGTGTAAAAGAGAGCAAAGAGAATGCATTTTTGTTGAACCAAGTAGGAAGTCAAGAAGTTTATCGCCCAAAGATATAAATTATGGCGATGATGGTGATGATAACAAATTAAAGTTTATACATTATCAGCAAGGTGATAACAAAGGAGCTAACAACAAAGAAATACAAAATATGGCACTAGAAGATTCTGCATGGGAGTCCGATGTTTCCTCAATGCAAAATGCTCTAGAATATCTTGCCAGTGCCGCCAAATCGGTGTCTCAGTTTGAGAATCATAAACCGACAAGTAAATTAAGTGACATGGTAAATTCATACAGTAAGGATGATATGACCCAAGAAAATATcataaaagaattatttgagAAAACTGAACTAAAAAATCCTGCTTCTTCACTAATAGCACAGTTGAGTAGAATTAGAACAAAACCACACAAGAAACTTTCTGATATTGTTTATATTGGAGACGACAAGCTACTCACAGAGGAAGAAGCCAGAAGATTAATTGAGGTATTCTTTCAAAAGTTACATCCTTTTTTCCCATACATTCCTCTCCAATTACACAATCCTGAGCAGTTAGTACGATACCCAATTCTATTGTGTGCTGTTATTACTATTTCTGCAAGGTATAATAACTTTGGAGATTTAGATTTAAAAACAAGAGAATCTCCAGACtataatattacaattcACGAAAAATTGTGGATGTACTGCCAAAGATTAATTTCAAGAACAATTTGGGCAGAGGCCAGCACAAGATCAATAGGTACGATACTAGCATTTCTTCTGTTCACAGAATGGAATCCTAGAGCGATTCATTGGAATTGGTCAGATTACGCTAATGATTCTGAAACgattaattttaatgagCTCAATGAATTCGATCCAATTAACTCTTATAAAGGTGAAAGCATTACCGGTTTTGAAGCTATGAGACATAGTGATAGGATGGCATGGATGTTAACAGGAAGTGCAGTTAGATTGGCACAAGATATGAAATTTATCGATACaagtaataaaatatttttagcAACACATATAGCAGAAACATATAATGCCATGAATGTTAATTTGCGTTCATCCCTTTCGGAATCGTTAAGTAATGTGAACATTCATTCTAAGAAGATAGATCCAGTAAAAATAATCGATGGCAAGAAATCTGAGAGGTATTTtggaaatgaaaaatactATTTAgaacaaatatttaaaaatgctAAAGATAGAGAGAGTTCATATGAtctattagaaaatattttaagagAAAGGAGAAATGCAAAAGCATTTCCTGACAATGAACGTGACTTTTTAAACGATGAATACATCTTGTTCTATTCAAATCCTGATGATGCAACGcaaaatgatgaattagaTACTCCACTAGATTTTACTGTAATTCAAAGAGCTAagattgaattattaaagatcATGTCAATTGGGTATGAGACAATATATCTAGAAAAAGGTAGGCGTTATACAACAGCTAACAATCAAAAACAGAACTTAGCTatgttgaatattttttctgcCCTTATTGATAGCTGGTACGTAAATtacaatgaattattatcacCGGAAGAAACACTGGATCCTGTATTAAACGCCTCTAAGATGGGACTGCAGAGTATGACACagataattgaaaatgaaagtTTAATATGtgactattattattgtcaattgtatatatactCACTGTCATTACAAGTAGAAGACGAAGAAAGCAAATTAAAACTGAAAGAACTCTCCCAAAGCGCGAAATACGTGTCTATTGCATATAGTTCTGCCAAGGAGATATTGAATTCTGCCAAGCGACTTCAAGAAGTGAGGATGCTCAAATTTATACCTGTGCGATGGGTCATCAGAATTGTAAGAgcaatatcatttattgtGAAGTGCTACGTGACCGCCACCGATAAGGATTCAATGAACTACAAAGAACTGAACTCGTTGCTGAGTCTCAGTGGGATACCTGTAGATGAATCATTGGAACTAATTCACACAGCGGCAGTGCTGTTAAAGGAGTCAACTCCGGATGAATTACATCTGTGCACACGGTACTCGAAGATATTATTGTGTCTATACCGTGAACTGAAGATGGACACGCTCTCGACACAACAGGCACACGGAAACGACTCGATGCCTGAACGACTCACCGCAGATACCACCTTGGAGAATGCCATTCGCACAGAGTTTACCACAACATCTAATTCGGGCTCCCAAGTAGAGCTCACTCCTTTGTCTAACAAGTTAGCCACTTTGCCCATTGACAGGAACACAACACCACCATATGCATCATTTCCCACAGAAGTGGTCGATTGGTTCTCGACAAGTGCCGACATCGGTCTAGAGTTCGTGGAACCCTGGACAGAGATGATCGAACAGAGGTATATTAAGAGTGGTAATACCCAGAATAAAGACTTCGACGACCTACTAAGCACCATACCCAAATAA